The following proteins are encoded in a genomic region of Desulfurococcaceae archaeon:
- a CDS encoding PhoH family protein: protein MSSESVFAKLQPQSPNQEEVIKVLADRKYEIIGLFGPTGCGKSLMSILYGIDAVLSSKYRRFIITRPLIDVVTNKELTAADLGDMYYRIVSSYVEDIVSGFLDMSKVQELANKGQLLFADTHYLKGRTFDDSIVFLDDVQSLPVESAIEVITRLGRNSRLIIAGDPIFQRSIGSKDVASMLRELLLGEENTRVIDLGLKDIVRPGARRGIKLLLESKMRSRVVDEVEKQVLASARVHAPDADLITVVNVTDLKKKYNITGEHSPDALIVVKEGHLGRLIGKGGERIGAIEKDVEMKLRGVELTLDFKPFIRAIHPVSWIYKHVVDVDFAGPNLAVKVESDAYGAFVGQKGGHVRFLDHFFRKLVDIGVRCYEVEPAKEERKEKRKK from the coding sequence ATGAGTAGTGAAAGTGTGTTCGCGAAACTTCAACCCCAGTCACCTAACCAGGAGGAAGTTATCAAGGTACTCGCGGACAGGAAGTATGAGATAATCGGGCTCTTCGGCCCTACAGGATGCGGCAAGAGCTTAATGAGCATACTTTACGGCATAGACGCGGTGCTTTCGAGTAAGTACAGGAGATTTATCATTACGAGGCCGCTGATAGACGTCGTCACCAATAAGGAGCTCACCGCCGCTGATCTCGGTGACATGTACTACAGGATAGTGTCTTCGTACGTGGAGGACATAGTGTCAGGATTCCTAGATATGAGCAAGGTCCAAGAACTGGCAAATAAGGGACAGCTATTATTTGCGGACACGCATTATCTCAAAGGTAGAACTTTTGATGATTCAATTGTATTCCTCGATGACGTGCAAAGCCTACCGGTAGAAAGCGCTATTGAAGTAATCACGAGGCTTGGTAGGAATAGCAGGCTGATAATCGCGGGAGATCCCATTTTTCAACGAAGTATTGGTAGTAAAGATGTCGCATCGATGCTAAGAGAGCTTTTACTAGGAGAGGAAAACACTAGGGTAATAGACTTAGGCTTAAAAGACATCGTGAGGCCGGGCGCGAGGAGAGGTATAAAGCTACTATTGGAATCTAAGATGAGGAGCCGCGTAGTCGATGAAGTCGAGAAACAGGTTCTTGCTTCAGCTAGAGTACATGCACCTGATGCCGACTTGATAACGGTAGTAAACGTAACGGACTTGAAGAAGAAATACAATATTACGGGTGAACACTCGCCAGATGCTTTAATAGTGGTCAAGGAGGGGCACCTTGGCAGACTCATCGGTAAGGGTGGTGAGAGAATAGGCGCGATTGAAAAAGACGTTGAAATGAAGCTGAGGGGGGTAGAATTAACACTTGACTTTAAGCCCTTCATTAGGGCAATACACCCCGTAAGTTGGATCTACAAGCACGTAGTAGACGTGGACTTCGCTGGACCGAACCTGGCAGTTAAGGTAGAGAGCGACGCTTATGGCGCGTTCGTCGGGCAAAAAGGTGGACATGTGAGGTTCTTAGACCACTTTTTCAGGAAACTCGTAGATATCGGTGTAAGGTGCTACGAAGTAGAACCCGCCAAAGAGGAGAGAAAAGAGAAGCGCAAGAAGTAA
- the asnS gene encoding asparagine--tRNA ligase has translation MELKHVEDVMSKANVGQRVCIRGWIYRRSVVGKKAFVRVRDSTGTIQVVADASRLGEHLIDELKDIGLEASVITCGVVKESERAPGGYEIEADYFVITGYSRDFPIKGGEGVDYLLDNRHLWIRSPKYAKIFKIKHTVLKAGREYFIGNGWWEVTPPIITASACEGGATLFPVDYFGTRAYLSQSAQLYLEALIYVLEKVFSLTPSFRAEKSRTRRHLAEYWHLEPEAAWYHMDDMMRVAEELVAYIVEKVLEERRSELVDLRRDVEALKKATRIPYPRMKYDEAIEILQKKGVNIRWGDDLGADEEKVLTMDFDTPFFITHFPKEIKSFYMKVDRSQPDVVLGFDLLAPEGYGEIIGGGEREDDYNTLYRKIVEQGMNPDDYKWYLDLRKYGSVPHSGFGLGIERVVMWIARLDHIRETVPFPRFRERAYP, from the coding sequence ATAGAGCTTAAACACGTTGAAGACGTGATGAGCAAGGCTAATGTTGGCCAGAGAGTATGCATACGTGGCTGGATTTACAGGAGAAGCGTTGTCGGTAAAAAAGCGTTTGTAAGAGTACGTGATTCCACGGGAACCATCCAAGTAGTCGCTGATGCCTCTAGACTTGGAGAGCACCTCATAGACGAGTTGAAGGACATCGGGCTGGAAGCCAGTGTGATAACCTGCGGTGTCGTTAAAGAGTCTGAAAGGGCTCCAGGAGGTTATGAGATAGAAGCAGATTACTTCGTGATTACGGGTTACAGTAGGGACTTTCCAATAAAAGGTGGTGAAGGCGTAGACTACCTACTTGATAACAGGCACCTCTGGATAAGGAGCCCGAAGTACGCGAAGATCTTCAAGATAAAACACACTGTTCTCAAAGCTGGCAGAGAGTACTTTATTGGTAACGGGTGGTGGGAGGTCACTCCACCAATCATAACGGCATCAGCTTGTGAAGGGGGTGCAACCCTCTTTCCAGTAGACTATTTCGGCACGCGCGCTTACCTGAGCCAGAGTGCTCAGCTATACCTTGAGGCATTAATATATGTTCTCGAAAAAGTATTTAGTCTCACTCCGAGTTTTAGAGCCGAGAAGTCGAGGACTCGAAGACACCTCGCAGAGTACTGGCACCTCGAGCCTGAGGCTGCCTGGTACCACATGGACGATATGATGCGAGTCGCGGAAGAGCTTGTAGCGTACATTGTGGAAAAGGTACTCGAGGAGAGGAGAAGTGAGCTTGTCGACTTGAGAAGAGATGTTGAAGCCTTAAAGAAGGCTACTCGAATACCCTATCCGAGAATGAAGTACGACGAAGCAATAGAAATCCTTCAGAAGAAGGGCGTAAACATTAGGTGGGGGGATGATCTGGGCGCCGACGAGGAAAAGGTCCTTACCATGGACTTCGATACACCTTTCTTCATAACTCACTTCCCAAAGGAGATTAAGAGCTTTTACATGAAGGTTGATAGGTCGCAGCCCGATGTCGTTTTAGGCTTTGACCTCCTCGCGCCGGAGGGCTATGGGGAGATCATTGGTGGTGGTGAACGCGAAGACGACTACAATACATTGTATAGGAAAATAGTGGAGCAGGGCATGAACCCGGACGACTACAAGTGGTATCTAGATCTCCGTAAATACGGTAGCGTACCTCATAGTGGATTCGGTCTAGGCATTGAGCGGGTAGTGATGTGGATTGCCAGGCTGGACCACATAAGGGAGACCGTGCCGTTCCCCAGGTTCCGCGAAAGGGCTTATCCTTAA
- the rimI gene encoding ribosomal protein S18-alanine N-acetyltransferase — protein MKETDIYTIFGEALKRLSSKAPGYRVRNATRDDLDKVIEVNLTSLPEHYPRQFFEELLESWGKAFYVAESPEGEVVGYIMTRVELKPGFFKHFLVRSGHVVSIAVLEDYRRHGLGYALMAYAMKSMHDDYRCGETYLEVRVSNTPAISLYEKLGYKKVKVEKGYYLDGEDAYVMARRLP, from the coding sequence ATGAAGGAGACAGACATTTATACGATATTTGGAGAAGCCTTGAAAAGGCTTTCCTCGAAAGCACCTGGTTACAGGGTTCGCAACGCGACTAGGGATGACCTGGATAAGGTAATAGAGGTAAACTTGACCTCGCTTCCCGAGCACTACCCCAGGCAGTTTTTCGAAGAGCTTCTTGAAAGCTGGGGTAAGGCGTTTTATGTAGCAGAGTCACCCGAGGGCGAAGTGGTAGGGTACATTATGACCCGCGTAGAGCTGAAACCGGGTTTCTTCAAGCACTTCTTAGTAAGAAGCGGCCATGTAGTAAGTATAGCTGTGCTGGAAGATTACAGACGCCACGGACTAGGCTACGCTTTAATGGCATATGCCATGAAAAGTATGCACGATGACTACAGGTGCGGTGAAACCTACTTAGAGGTCAGGGTATCGAATACGCCAGCCATAAGCCTCTACGAGAAGCTCGGCTACAAAAAGGTCAAGGTGGAAAAGGGCTATTACCTAGATGGTGAAGATGCGTACGTTATGGCCAGGAGGCTCCCCTGA
- the coaBC gene encoding bifunctional phosphopantothenoylcysteine decarboxylase/phosphopantothenate--cysteine ligase CoaBC, with amino-acid sequence MSPSKASLSEEISALVYQPLQGKKLVLGVTGSSAIYRSVDLARKLIRMGASVKVVMTRFSTKLMSPDLFYWATGNKPYTEMTGETEHIDLAKWGDAMVIAPATLNTMSKIAHGVLDELLPLTAVTMLGDGKRVIVVPAMNIRLMNSPQYKKAVEVLQDQGVFIVPPLIEEDKAKYPPLADLSHCIDALVNRGKDLAGLRVLVTAGPTRERIDPVRVITNPSSGLMGVLVAREAACRGAEVTLVQGQLSVEAPYLVKKIYAESTEEMASTVKSLTSDLEFDVGVFAAAPADYRPTVSSSVKVSSRMMPRLTLELETTPKVIKQVVRRPRLLIAFAAETASGEELAEKAREKLAEYGADLLVANNVLSDLGGFGKEFLDAVIIDSKGIVKKGILLKYEASRLILDYVVENLGKH; translated from the coding sequence ATGAGCCCCAGTAAAGCCTCGCTAAGCGAGGAAATCAGTGCCCTAGTATACCAGCCGCTTCAAGGTAAGAAGTTGGTTTTAGGAGTGACGGGGTCATCTGCTATATACAGGTCAGTTGACTTGGCAAGAAAGCTCATTAGGATGGGAGCTTCTGTGAAGGTAGTTATGACCAGGTTCTCCACTAAGCTAATGAGCCCTGATCTCTTCTACTGGGCGACAGGTAACAAACCCTACACGGAGATGACTGGCGAGACAGAGCACATCGACCTAGCCAAGTGGGGGGATGCGATGGTAATAGCCCCAGCAACTCTAAATACAATGAGCAAGATAGCCCATGGCGTACTCGACGAGCTCTTACCACTAACGGCTGTAACGATGCTTGGAGATGGAAAAAGAGTAATCGTAGTTCCGGCGATGAATATTAGGCTAATGAACTCACCTCAGTACAAGAAGGCAGTAGAAGTGCTCCAAGATCAGGGTGTATTCATAGTCCCACCTCTCATAGAGGAGGATAAGGCGAAATATCCACCGCTAGCCGATCTATCGCACTGCATAGATGCACTCGTGAACAGGGGCAAAGACCTAGCAGGGCTGAGAGTTCTGGTCACAGCTGGCCCGACACGGGAGCGTATAGACCCTGTTAGGGTAATAACAAATCCGAGTTCCGGGTTAATGGGAGTGCTCGTAGCAAGGGAAGCTGCATGCAGAGGGGCAGAGGTAACGCTTGTTCAGGGGCAGCTATCCGTGGAGGCGCCTTACCTCGTAAAGAAGATCTACGCGGAGTCTACCGAAGAAATGGCCAGCACGGTGAAGAGCTTAACCAGCGACTTAGAGTTTGATGTAGGGGTGTTCGCAGCTGCGCCGGCAGACTATAGGCCTACCGTCTCCAGTAGTGTAAAGGTCTCTTCGAGAATGATGCCGCGACTAACGTTAGAGCTGGAAACCACGCCCAAGGTCATTAAGCAGGTAGTGCGGAGACCGCGCCTACTGATCGCATTTGCCGCTGAAACGGCTAGTGGCGAGGAGCTCGCCGAGAAAGCGCGTGAAAAACTAGCAGAATACGGAGCGGATTTGCTAGTAGCGAACAACGTCTTATCCGACTTGGGAGGCTTCGGTAAGGAGTTCTTGGATGCTGTGATTATCGATTCGAAGGGCATCGTCAAGAAAGGTATATTACTGAAATACGAAGCTTCAAGACTTATCTTGGACTATGTCGTGGAGAATCTAGGTAAACACTAG
- a CDS encoding transglutaminase-like domain-containing protein, translated as MLKSSRLLSLALITLSLSLALLMNAFSTSSDTSLPLTECSTMYFLNGIVVYNSTISEDLFLETPTNISLVEGFEQVVEHIAYYNLEFNESLKAFTFKVEAGSPFEGFFISKVRLCSKEFSMIRSYLMMAMYNPKYSYPSFQDSIPSEVRKDYISPPHPKVIEVVVPAYEEWFRDKFGMDIKNASSLGLAVTAARFIYSEYINYTASEVPRSIEDVIEARKGDCDDMSRILVELLNYYNIPALMVSGYTYIDGFEYRMPVENVTYIFLNNGPHAFTMAYIPGLGWVSLDFLAGSLIYYPFIVEQYTRETATPGEEVVEEFFNLHRALNATQVIAILSEKAVEDRIGFPVTPENLRRYFNGVISSLYTVTTPIETTQTPTYTTPITSVSTVTQTAHTTDQPQPIVNSTAPTGFQYTETGNVRNNLLSKAWSIVVIIIITGITVAVCYMVIRRRT; from the coding sequence GTGCTCAAGTCTAGTAGGTTGCTATCACTTGCACTAATAACGCTCTCACTCTCACTCGCACTCCTCATGAACGCGTTCTCAACAAGCTCGGATACGAGTCTTCCACTTACAGAATGTAGTACGATGTACTTCCTTAACGGCATCGTGGTGTATAATTCTACCATAAGCGAGGACTTGTTTCTTGAAACGCCTACAAACATCTCCCTAGTAGAAGGCTTCGAACAAGTGGTTGAGCACATAGCATACTACAACTTGGAGTTTAATGAATCACTAAAAGCATTCACGTTCAAGGTTGAAGCCGGTAGTCCCTTTGAAGGGTTTTTCATCAGCAAGGTACGATTGTGTAGTAAAGAATTCAGCATGATACGATCGTACTTAATGATGGCTATGTATAACCCTAAATATTCTTATCCCAGCTTCCAAGACTCGATCCCCTCAGAGGTGCGGAAAGACTACATAAGTCCCCCTCATCCCAAAGTAATTGAAGTGGTTGTCCCCGCATACGAGGAGTGGTTTCGCGACAAATTCGGCATGGACATTAAAAACGCCAGTTCGCTGGGACTCGCGGTCACGGCCGCGCGGTTCATATACTCCGAGTACATTAACTACACGGCGAGCGAGGTCCCTAGGAGCATAGAAGACGTGATTGAGGCGCGTAAAGGGGACTGCGATGACATGTCTAGAATACTGGTCGAACTGCTCAATTACTATAACATACCGGCCCTCATGGTCAGCGGATATACGTATATAGATGGCTTCGAATATCGTATGCCGGTGGAAAATGTTACATACATCTTTCTGAATAATGGACCTCACGCTTTTACAATGGCTTACATTCCTGGACTAGGGTGGGTCTCCCTAGACTTTCTGGCTGGATCCCTAATATACTATCCATTCATAGTAGAACAATACACTAGGGAAACAGCTACACCTGGTGAAGAGGTAGTCGAAGAGTTTTTCAACCTGCACAGAGCATTAAATGCTACGCAGGTTATTGCAATACTCTCCGAGAAAGCCGTGGAAGATAGAATTGGTTTTCCTGTAACGCCTGAAAACCTTCGTAGGTACTTTAACGGAGTAATTAGTAGCTTATACACCGTTACCACCCCAATCGAAACTACGCAGACACCCACGTATACCACTCCCATCACGTCCGTCAGCACGGTAACTCAGACAGCACACACAACCGATCAACCGCAACCAATAGTTAACAGTACCGCTCCCACAGGCTTCCAATACACAGAAACCGGGAATGTCAGAAATAACTTACTTAGCAAGGCATGGAGTATCGTAGTGATAATTATCATTACCGGGATTACCGTGGCGGTCTGTTACATGGTGATTAGAAGACGTACGTAG
- a CDS encoding class I SAM-dependent methyltransferase family protein, producing MTRGTLLKRIAREVLGEEYAKKLWKRVEFVGDLALIRVPIGLDPAELRPIAEELLNRFSYVKSVWAAIPGIEGEYRLRKYVWLAGEARSETVYKEHGCLFKVDVTKVYVSPSLNYEHMRVARLVKPGEVVVNMFAGAGLFSIIIAKHAKPFKVYSIDINPHAYNYMVENVKLNKVDGVVVPLLGDAKELVEGRLKNAADRVLMPYPELALEYLPYALKALKCNKGWVHVYLHSKVTKGENWKDRSWKTVEERFKELGVDDYEIALVRKIRNVGPRIHQVVLDVLIK from the coding sequence TTGACACGCGGAACGCTGTTGAAGAGGATCGCGAGAGAGGTTCTCGGGGAGGAGTATGCGAAGAAGTTATGGAAAAGAGTGGAATTCGTAGGCGACCTGGCCCTTATTAGAGTCCCCATTGGGCTGGACCCAGCGGAACTGAGGCCGATCGCAGAAGAACTCTTGAATAGGTTCTCTTACGTTAAAAGCGTGTGGGCTGCAATACCCGGTATTGAAGGAGAATACAGGCTGAGGAAGTATGTGTGGCTTGCTGGCGAAGCACGTAGTGAAACAGTATACAAAGAGCATGGTTGCTTGTTTAAGGTTGACGTAACTAAGGTCTATGTATCGCCAAGTTTAAACTACGAGCACATGAGGGTGGCTAGACTAGTAAAACCCGGCGAAGTCGTGGTGAACATGTTCGCTGGCGCAGGGCTTTTCAGCATAATCATAGCAAAACACGCTAAGCCCTTTAAGGTATACAGCATCGATATAAATCCCCACGCGTACAACTACATGGTTGAGAACGTAAAACTAAATAAAGTAGACGGGGTAGTCGTGCCGCTTTTAGGAGACGCCAAAGAACTCGTTGAAGGGCGCTTAAAAAACGCGGCGGATAGGGTTTTAATGCCTTACCCGGAATTGGCACTGGAGTATCTGCCTTATGCCCTCAAGGCGCTTAAGTGCAATAAGGGCTGGGTGCACGTATATCTTCACTCTAAGGTAACTAAAGGCGAGAACTGGAAGGATAGATCGTGGAAAACGGTTGAAGAGAGGTTCAAAGAGCTTGGTGTAGACGACTATGAAATAGCATTAGTCCGGAAGATAAGGAACGTGGGTCCAAGAATACACCAAGTAGTTTTAGATGTACTTATTAAGTGA
- a CDS encoding DNA polymerase sliding clamp, with translation MARVVLPEAKLFKEVIETIGNVAEEVALVFSQDGLTVRALDVDQSSLVDVLMPRDMFSDYDIAETLSIGVSINSLKKVLRHLKKGENLAIEPEGDFIKFVVGSSGVVSRIFKFRNLDVAVPEVPELELNFTVTAKILAQSLKKVIEDIETIGGSTQIKATQEEIVFKSTGTGKLEVKFTIGSMALISLEVSEPAEAVYDTAKLINILNVARVSDVVTLRFATKMPIKAEFSIGPGRVVYLLAPFEVS, from the coding sequence ATGGCGCGCGTTGTCTTGCCTGAAGCTAAGCTCTTCAAAGAGGTTATCGAAACGATCGGCAATGTCGCCGAAGAAGTCGCACTGGTGTTCTCACAGGACGGGCTTACAGTTAGGGCCCTCGACGTGGACCAGTCATCCCTAGTAGATGTGCTTATGCCTCGAGATATGTTTTCAGATTACGATATCGCGGAGACGCTTAGCATAGGCGTCTCGATAAACAGTTTAAAGAAAGTCCTCAGACACCTGAAGAAAGGAGAAAACCTGGCAATAGAGCCTGAAGGGGATTTCATAAAGTTCGTTGTGGGTTCGAGCGGGGTTGTCAGCCGCATCTTTAAATTCAGAAACTTAGACGTGGCTGTACCCGAGGTCCCCGAGCTGGAATTGAATTTCACCGTTACCGCCAAAATACTAGCTCAATCACTTAAAAAAGTCATAGAAGATATTGAAACCATTGGAGGTAGCACGCAGATAAAGGCCACACAAGAAGAGATAGTGTTTAAATCCACGGGGACAGGCAAGCTCGAAGTAAAATTTACTATCGGTTCAATGGCACTAATATCGCTAGAGGTGTCTGAACCCGCTGAAGCCGTATACGACACGGCGAAGCTCATAAACATCCTCAACGTTGCAAGGGTCTCAGACGTTGTGACGCTTCGGTTTGCCACTAAAATGCCCATTAAGGCAGAGTTTTCCATAGGTCCCGGCAGGGTAGTATACCTATTGGCACCCTTCGAGGTATCTTAG
- the nth gene encoding endonuclease III: protein MIGDEIYKELLKAHLLGTEDFVAPRLRNTSLFEFIVAVMLSQNTSDRNALKAYTNLKSKLGSVTPSRVLEVGVEELADLIRIAGMHYERARRIRELAEVFLRRDVDNAIRLYIEQGDVNSARKELMGLSGVGYKTADVVLLMYYGVPVFPVDTHIARITRRLGYAKSGNYEEIRKFWMENTSPNNYLKLHLLLIAHGRKTCKARKPKCWECPINGLCGFNKGMGI, encoded by the coding sequence TTGATTGGAGATGAAATATATAAGGAGCTTTTGAAGGCACACCTTCTCGGCACAGAGGATTTCGTGGCGCCGAGGCTTAGGAATACCTCGCTGTTTGAGTTCATTGTAGCGGTAATGTTAAGCCAGAACACCAGCGACAGGAACGCATTGAAGGCCTATACCAACTTAAAGTCCAAGCTAGGCTCAGTGACACCGAGCAGGGTTCTAGAAGTAGGCGTCGAAGAACTAGCTGATCTTATAAGAATTGCGGGCATGCACTATGAAAGGGCCCGTAGAATAAGGGAGTTGGCAGAGGTCTTCCTGAGAAGAGATGTGGATAATGCTATTAGGCTGTACATTGAGCAAGGAGATGTGAATAGCGCGCGGAAGGAGCTCATGGGTCTTTCAGGCGTAGGATACAAAACAGCTGACGTTGTTTTGTTAATGTACTACGGTGTACCGGTATTCCCTGTGGATACGCACATAGCTCGTATAACCAGGAGGCTCGGTTATGCAAAGTCAGGTAACTATGAAGAAATAAGGAAGTTCTGGATGGAAAATACTAGTCCAAACAATTATCTGAAGCTGCACTTGCTACTAATAGCGCATGGACGTAAAACATGTAAAGCCCGTAAACCCAAGTGCTGGGAGTGCCCTATTAATGGCCTCTGCGGCTTCAACAAAGGCATGGGAATTTGA